Below is a window of Cheilinus undulatus linkage group 8, ASM1832078v1, whole genome shotgun sequence DNA.
TATGCATAAAGACTCTGTTAAGGGTATAAATGTTTTATGAAGTAATTTAACTGTGTTACAAGTACACCACCAAGGTTGCTAATTCTAATCAGATATACATAATTCTATGGTCCTTTGGACTACATCTAAGTACTCACTAGGTGGAGAGGATCATGTTTGTGATTGCACATATGTGTGATAACTGCCATCCTCAGGACAAGGATTTTAACTCAGATTGACTCTTTTATGGAAATGATCTTTTTCAGGTATTTCAGCAGAGAAAATATGGTCAAATAAACTGAGTTCTCATGAAAATATCACACAGGTTCATTAACCCTGAAACAAATGTACAGGTATTACTCCAACATGTTCTTCCTGTAAGACAGAAGTTGAATCAAACCCCTACCTTTTCTTTAACTGTACTCTCTCGGACATTTTGGGTTGAAGTGTCTCTGCTGTTTCATCAAAGTTTTAATAgactgataccaatatcagaGGAGGACATGGTTTGCTCTGCACTGTATTGTACTGACAATACACAATGTACTGACAATGCTCTTCAGCTTATCTGCATTATTGACAAATGTCATATTCATAGGCACAAAACTGTTCCTTATATTTGTTTGTTCTATGCTGAACTTAAATATCTCTTTGATTCTGTCTCTGGAATAACTCTTATTAAATAAGCTTTGAAACttcataaataattaaaaaaataccaacTGTTAATGACAAAGAACACTTATGATCAAATTTCATTATCTCATTCTTCTTTGTACAGTGTGTTACTCAAGGCTCTaatctttgttttgtccttttcctTCCCTTTTCCTTGTACACTCCTGTTCTTCAtgaattcattcattttacaaTATTAGTTTTAAAGGGATCAAATGAACTGTTAGACATTATTATGCTGAAATGTattaataaaaaaggaaaaactaaagaatttaaaacaatgaaacttCATCTGACACAAAAGTCAGGTTTCACGTTGTTAGAAGAGACTGTGTGGATTCTGATAGCTGTAAAAATGCTGTCTGTTCCCTTTATGTTTAACCTGTTATCGTCACTTGTAGTCACTCAAGTTGGCCTACCTTGAGTGTCATAAATGTTCAAGATTTAAGTATGAGATTGAATAAGGGAAAATTGCAGAGGACCAAGAAcatgaaaatgtacaaaaaatacttaaatatgAGTTGGATTTAACCAGTTTTTAAGTGTAGGAAGGTTTccacagtgtagtttaactgGAAAAGTTAAGTTAATCTAACATATATTTATAAGTAAATTGAGTTGATATGGTTTAGTACCTGCTActgaaaaatactgttttttttttagttacttAAATTTTCTGTCCTATAATGTTTTGAGCTCTATTAACTCTTCAGGAATTGTAGATTGCAGATAAGCTAGATCAACAAAAGACCACACTAGGTGTCATTTCTGTCAGCTAACAACAGTAAACTGAGGCTAAAATTCACACGagctcaccaaaattggacaaaaaaatcTGGGAAAACATTATCTGGTCGGCTGCAACATTCAACTGAATCAGAATATGtcataaacaacataaaagcCTACCTGGCATAAGTCACTTGTAACACCCTTTTTCTCACATTCTGATGTTCAGTTTGGacttcagatcattgtcctaaCCTTGTCTTCATTCTCAAATGCATTAAATGGATTTGTTTCCAccatgtgattggctaattAAATATTTGCTTTGATAAGCAGTTAAACAGTCGTGCCTAATATTGTGATCGGTGTATGTATaccttgtttttctttactggaaatgtttttttaatcagcagaGATCACAATGCACTTCATCCCTAGGAAACAATGTAGAAACTGATAATGTAATGCATTGGTTTTTGTAGGTTTGTCCCAATCTCAATACCACATCTGGAAGTTACTTAATTTCCACTGACTTTGTCATTTTACATAgaattaaagctcctgtcatGTGGTTTTAACTGGCCATGAAACCGACTGAAATACAACTAGATTCCTCTTTATGACACACAGAGGGAAATGTGACCGTCAGCAACAAGACTGATTGTTTGTAGATAGtaatttttaaagtctttatcTGCTGCCTAGCAGTTGTCAGACTTATGAAGAAACAGCCTTTTGTACACTTTCTAcagaatgagattttttttaacacaaaacacCTCCTATGCACGTGAAGACAACAGATGCAAGGATAAGGAATTATGTTGTCTACAGGGGGCAACCAAATCAACACAAAGACATTCCTCAAGGGAGGTGTAATAAGAAAATTCAACCAAAACCAATTATGCCAGTTAACCAGTTAATAAGATATTTTCAAACATGAGTCCAGATTTGaagtaaaaaagggaaacttgaATCCTACTAAAAGGATAAGCACTGTGAGGAAATTCCTAAAACTAGTTAAGCCATTAATATTGCCCCCCAAAACTAAACCACAAACTGGTGGCAGCAAAAATGTAGCGCTCCACCAGATTTGTCAAGTAGGAACACCGGTTTGCTAGGGTTTCATTCAGTTAGTCcatgacacctccagagggctgaacagtgaccTCCAGTGTACTAAAGCCAACCTCCTCAATGCTAGTTCTTATCATAAATACCAGTATACATTTCTTAAAATGCTTCTAAGGTAGttctttatttgtaaaatgaaaattgagAAAATTCTCAGAAATTTGCACAGCTCTTAACCAAAACTCTTCAAACAATGCAAACTTTCACTGTCTTTATTTACAGTACATAAAAGGAACTTTACTATAAATGATGTGGGCTtcagtaaagacaaaaataaaaactcctTACACAAAGAACAGAATCAACTTTTTTCCCTGCACTACAAAGCAAAGAAGGCAATATCATTACATGTTAAAAGTCTGTAATGTTAAACTCTTACAATAAATGATGCTTATAAACATGAATCTAGAGTTCACATTCCACATATCATGTACAATGACATAAATAGCCCATAGACATCGACAAGAGATGAGCCTTCAGCTAAACTATGCACGCAGTGCTGTAATCCAAAAATATAATCAACTATTTCACTTGGCTAGACATCTCTATCTGGCACCAAGCACTTTATGTTGTGAGCACAGTCTGCTGTGAGATCAGTCATGCGTCACACTGACATTACACAAACAACCTGAGAATAGGAAGTCTTCTTTGAGACAGTTGTGGCAGGTTTAAGCAACAGTTTGGTACTTACATAATATACAACCCAGCTGTGTTTCATTGTTTCAATGTAATCCGCATTATTGTTCCACTCCCTGCAGATACAACTGTTTGAGAAAAGGTTGATGATGATGTTATCTAACCTGAATGAACTTCGGTTTAAGAGTCTATGAGTGCTGTTTACTCATCGAGGCCCTCGTCTTCCTCATCTTCCTGCTTTTTGTCTACTTCAGATGTATCAGAGAACTCGTGCAGGAGGACGTATTCGCGGCTGCTGAATCCAAACTTGAGAACGTCCTTTTCTTTGAGTTCATAATAACGCTGGGCTTCGATACGCTGGTTGTTCAGGTAGGTGCCGTTGCCGGAGCCCAAGTCAATGATGTAAGGCCGAACCCTGCGTCCGGTGGTACCGTCTGCTCGTGTAAACTCCACCAGTCTGCAAAGAAAGACCGAAAGGGAAACTTAATTACAGATAAAAAACATACAGTGACAAATACTGTAATTCTTGTCAAACTATACAGTCAcatgcataagttttaggcatgaaGGGCACTAAGGGTTCATCGTGAGGCTCACAATACCACAATGCAGGGCTGAAGAAGTAGGGAGGATGCTAGGGTCAAGCTCAACACTTCAACACACGTGTGacacttggcagccaaggtcaagctcaacaacATCTCTTTTCTCTGGGCCTTTACACCCCTGGTTATACGTATGCCCATAGACTACTGGTGGGTTTAGGCCCTTGGGaaatccacagcacaaccagagACTCCTGGCAACTCCACAACCTGCCTGGACAGTACCTAGGCTGTATTTACTTGCCAAAACCACCTTTtgctccaccctaaaggtgtggatttAGTTATTTtctcaacagattattttcccgtgctcctggtaatatgcaaggataTCCAGAGTACGACCTGGAGTGTGACAATCCTCTTTCCTGTCTTCGTGTGGACTTACTTGCCATTACATGACTTACTTCAGTCTCAAGTTTAGCTAAGACATGCCTAAAGGTTTTTCACAGCACTCTATACATTTGAACAATtctagaaaaaagaaaaattaaacagtgtGCTGATGACCCTCTCTCTTACCTGTACTGGAATACTGCATGTTGCTTAGAGCAGGATGGGTGGTCAATGGGGATGTCAGCGATTCTCCTCTGCCTCCCCAACAAATAGGCACTCTGTCTGTGAATGTACATGACTGGGAGGGGTTCGTCATTCTTGAAAGGGTACAGTCGCCATCTGCGTTTGGGAATGCGAGCTTCAGGTGGCTCGTTGTACTTGATCACAACCCCTCGGAATGTGTTCGTATCTTCTGTCAACGCCCCGGACAGTCCAAAGTTGGGCTTCTCCTTCTCAGCAGGAGCAGCGTTTGGGTCGTCATTTCCTTCTTCTGACCTACCGAAATCTTGCTCTTCGTTTTCTTCACGTCTTTGGCGATTTTCCCTGCGCCGCTCGTCATGTTGCTGTCTCTCAGCTTGTTGGGAGGCAAGTGCGTCTCGTTCTCTGTGCCGGTCTCTGCTTCGGTCTCTGTCCTGGGGTCTGTCTGATTCCCACCTGCTCCTTCTTTCTTCTGGCTGGTTGTTTCTTCTTCTCCGCTCATCTCCACTCGACCGATGATCCTCTCGCTCCTGTAAGACAATCAGGAGAATGTTACTTTAAATTATTGGTCAAAAACAAACTTGGCATGTTAACACTCTTAAACAGATGTAAACACCAATGAGTTTGTGTGATTGCCATTGTGGTATCTGGTATGTTACACAGTTGTGGTTTTGTAAACCTATACCACTTATACCTGGGATGCAGTGTTACTGTAGTTACATGGGTAGCTCTGACAACCTAATTAGCACATTAGTGTTGATTTGAGAGCTTTGGTTCTTGTCTTGCTCTCATTACCATTACATTcttgttttgttaaatattattttgtatCTCTTTACAATTCTTATCTTTCATTATCCTCCTGTCCTCTATGTAAAGGTTGTTTCGACTAGACCCTTAACTCGTCCTGCTTTAGTTTAGCCTCACTGTAAAGGTTTCAGTTGGTACAAGGATTTCTGAATACCAAggattttgttttgtcatgGCAGCTCTTTGTAAACTCTTTTTTTAGAGCAACTTTTAAACAAAGTAATATATTTTTAGttatatttcttttattataCAGGTATCTTACTCTAGTAGGCATCTGTTGAATCTTATTGGACCTTTAGGTAACAATGCTATCTGGGCCAACCATTACCCCCTCTTATACAGCTTGCAAATTGAAAGCACAACCTGTTAAACTCAGAACACCCTGTGCTGAATGAAAAGTAGTGACAATTTTTTACAAAACACAAGAAATTATTTCCCTAATAGCTGCCAGCATCGAATGTTCAAAGTATAATGAAATCTTTTCGATGAAAACAATAGCAGTGTCAACATGAGTTCATGTCAGTAAGAGGGTAATCTGTTGATAGAGGCACCATTTGCCTTGGCAGTAAAGCAGAAGGAGTTATGTAATTCTGTGTTCTCAGAATTGAAGTATGGTGAGCCTCAGGGGTCTGTCCTGGGGCCAATTTTATTCTCTCTCTATATATGCTCCTGCTGGGTCATAAATAGATACAatgttttttaatagtttttatgTTGATGATACCTGGTTGTACTTCCCCATTAAATCCATAGACCTTGATATGCTGAGTTCTGTGAACGGCTGCCTGTCCGAGATTTAGATCTGGATGTCTTGTAgttttttacaattaaattCTAATAACGTAGAAATCCTTTAAGTTGGACCTCAGCAAATCACCCAAGATATGCTGCCATCAGCCGGATCCTTATTGAGCAATGTCAAACCAGTCGCAAAAAATCTGGGCGCCTAGTTTGACACCAACTTAAAATTTGAGCGGCACATGTCAAAACTTGTATATTCCTGTTTCATCATCCTAAGAATATTTCTGAAGTTCAATTTgttttaactttcaataaaacaGATACAAATTTACACGAGATCAACATATACTTCAAATGAAGTTTAAATGAAGATTAACATATGCAATAAACTGATGTAATATTTACAAAGTTTATAATCAGTTAGATTAATTTCtttgatcagctgacagcactAGTTATTATAGACAGAATATGATATACTCAAATTAAACCTTTTTGTCATTTGAAGTGGTGTTTGTTAAACCCATTccccatttattttgtttgtataaacacagaaaacatggtAAAACGTCCTGAGTCTGAAACTTCTACTTATTTTTCAGGGCTGATGATGATACAGTTTGTTTGTCATTTCTGAGACTGATTTGGACCCTGATTGTATTTGCAGTAAACGAGCCATCAGTAACTTTGAGTTAttgaaatgttaaatttttaaatttacgaTTTAACAAAAATGGCGACTAATTACTCGAAAACAAATGTTTTGAGATTTTATTGCTAATAAATAGAACTTAATCACCCgttttattttgacatcagCACCACGATGAGGACTACGGCTTCTCCGGTTTCTGGGTGATCTGCTGCCTCTCCTTGTGGGAGACGTCTCTCTTCTAGCCGGAGATCGGTCCCTCGTCCTAACAGGGGACCTACATGAAGAGCACAGAAACAGAatattaaataaagatatttacaAAACAGGTTTCTATGGTCCAAATACGACAAACACGAGgtcagtgctgtttggtgaGTGGGTTTGGGCAAACATGCTTACGGCTAATAATGACTTGTCAAACACTCGTATAGTAAGTAATTTGACAACATTATATCTAAATTACCTGCTCGTTCGTCTCCTCGGTGGACTTGAGTGGCCGCTGGATCGAGACCGAGAGCGGCGTGATCTCTGTGGCCTTACCGGGCTCAGCTTCTCCTGCTTTATCTTCACTTTAGACTCCCGCTCCGGAGATTCTCTCCTCCTGTGTCGTTTTTCTTTGGTCATCTTAAAATATGTTAGCTAATTTAATCGTTTTTTGACCAAACTTACATCTGATTTCTGTAAAAACCATATACGAAACAAAGGGAAACTCAAAAACGTTTGGACCATAAACTTCGACAGTAACACAAATTACGCAACTTCCGCTTCCGGTTGTCCAGAGAGAAATAATTCCGGTATTTGttgccatatttttgtttttacatttgttccgtcactttatttttgtttttatagatgtggcattttaaatgaaaaaaaataaaaccggAAAAAATGTACATACAGTTGTGCTCTAACCGATTTACTTTGTTCCGCCAGTTATTTAAATGAACACTAGGgtacaaaaataaacagttcAAGTATAATATATACGAAAATacagttttgtaaaaaaaaaaaaaaaaaacaacaaccaagcACGTTGGTTAAAATAAAGAATTCATTTATCTacaaaaagtctgaaaaatatCTAACCGCCGATTCCAGTCGGGCAACCAAAAATGGAACGCAGGGACACCGTTGCTATGGCAACAGAAACACTGAGCTTTAATGCTCCGAAACAGCAACGGCTTTTCTGAAACTGAATCTCAAACAAAGTGTCTTTCGAATTGactaaatattgaaaaaaatgattccACCAGCAGAGTCTCTCCTCAAATATGACAATCCAGTTTTGATCAGCAAAAGCACGgacagaaagtcacccaaggtAAGTTTACAAAGTGGGGGAGTTGAATTCAGTTAACTTTAAAGTTATGGGTGACGGAGGTCAGATATGCCAGGCagggaaaaaaatacagaaatacagacaTGAATTCAAAACgttaatgtttgtttgtttacatacaGTGGCATCTCAAACACTTAGCATATCATGAAAACGTTCattttttgaaatgcaaaaattcactatctcaaaatattagataggAGATAAATCAGAACATGTATTGatatacagaaatatatcaATAAACTATATCAAGTGTGACATGGTAGCATGAAgccagtctgtggcactgctttGTGTTATGAAGCCCACATTGCTTTGACAGCAGCCTTTAtcttgtctgtattgttgaatctggtgtcatcttcctcttgataaTACCACAAAGAATCTCTAGGTTGGTCAGGTCAGGCtggttggctggccaatcaaacatggtcagtaaaccagtttctggtagttttggcttcacctTGGGCAGGTGCCATGTGCCATGAAAAAGGAAATAGGGGCTCCGTAAAGCTACTCAGCTGATGGAAGCATGAAGCGCTCTAAAGTCCCCTGGCAGCTGGTTGACAGCATTTACCCTAAAGCACAggggaccaacagcagcagatggcaTGGCACCTCAACCCATCACACTGGACTCCAAGCCCCATGGATTCTGTGCAACTATATTCTGatgctattttattcactcttgcCCTCTTATTGACATTCAAAATAcaagtctttgtttttattcaaagcaATTTTAGACATGTGCTAACATTTGGTGCACGATTAATGGCTATATGTTGAGGCATCAGCTAATCGCCTACTTTTTTCCAATGTTAAAACCACCGACACTGACATGTGTAAACCACACAAAGGTCATCTAAGCATTTAAACTGAAAAGTTTCAACACTTCCCTCTAAAATACTGTAtgcatgtttaatgtttttaaatgtcgtaatcattatttttacttttattaattGTATCTATTTGCTGATAAacagagaacatttttaatcttgTACTTAGATTATTAGATTAAACATAGTTAATAAAAAGTGTTACAACCCTTTCACTGCAGGCCCGCCCTTTGAAAGTGAGTCCTCAGCCACTTCTGGACTCTGCCACGCCTGTTCCACCACCTCCTAAACCAAAATCCACTTCAGCTGATTCCACCAAGCAGGAAGATCAGGAGATTCTAAACACCATCCTTCCACCAAGGTATAGTCCTCCAGATCTACAATACATCATTCAACAAGTTCATACCACTTTTGTTTATCTTGACTACTGTTATTGCAGGGAATGGATGGACGGAAACCAACTGTGGGTGCAGCAAGTGTCAAGTGCACCTTGTACAAGAACAGATGTCATTAATTTGGAGGAGCTGCTGGACACAAAGCTGCAGCAAAGGCAGGCCAGATGGACAGGAATCTGTCCTGTCCGCAGAGAGCTCTATTCCCAGTGCTTTGGTGAGGAGGTGGCACCAGTACTAATAAACATTCAGGCCACTATGTTGAAAAGTACTGATGAGGATAGGAAATGCATCAGAGTTAGTTTTTTATATAAATGGATTGAATTAAATGTCCTTTAAACGTAATTTTTCTGATGAATTTGTGGACCAATCATCTTTACCCACTGTATCAATAACTTCACTGTctacttttctctctctttaagaTGAGCTGATCAGACAGGTGACTATCAACTGTGCTGAGAGGGGTCTGCTGCTGTTACGGGTCAGAGATGAGATTCAAATGACAATAGATGCCTACCAGACTCTGTATACAAGCAGTGTGGCGTTTGGTATGAGGAAAGCACTTCAGTCGGAGAAAGGAAAGGCTGACATGGAGAAAAAAGTAAGTACATTAACATATTTCTTATACAGTGCCCatataaagtattcaccctcttgtatgttttttacaattttattgattttataaatcagttatgatcaatttaatttggcttttttgacaaaaagtgaaaactgatttctacaaagtaatgtcagttaaataaaaatgttatgtaaaataagtgcataaaaattcaccccctcCAAGTGAGTGTTTAGTAGAAGCCCcattggctgcaatcacaacactgagtctgtgtggataggtctcagtcagtcatacacatctagacactgcaattttactccattcttcctttaaaactgctccagctctgtcaggttgcacagggattgagtgtgaacagtccttttcaagtccagccacaagttcTCTGTTGGACTGAATTCTGGGCTTCGACACAGCCACTCCGTAACATTCATCTTGTCagctttaaa
It encodes the following:
- the dnali1 gene encoding axonemal dynein light intermediate polypeptide 1 encodes the protein MIPPAESLLKYDNPVLISKSTDRKSPKARPLKVSPQPLLDSATPVPPPPKPKSTSADSTKQEDQEILNTILPPREWMDGNQLWVQQVSSAPCTRTDVINLEELLDTKLQQRQARWTGICPVRRELYSQCFDELIRQVTINCAERGLLLLRVRDEIQMTIDAYQTLYTSSVAFGMRKALQSEKGKADMEKKIADLVDEKLELKKQVNELKAQCDAVEKRENERRQIEEKKHAEEIQLFKRTNQQLKTQLERVIAPKNN
- the snip1 gene encoding smad nuclear-interacting protein 1: MTKEKRHRRRESPERESKVKIKQEKLSPVRPQRSRRSRSRSSGHSSPPRRRTSRSPVRTRDRSPARRETSPTRRGSRSPRNRRSRSPHRGADVKIKREREDHRSSGDERRRRNNQPEERRSRWESDRPQDRDRSRDRHRERDALASQQAERQQHDERRRENRQRREENEEQDFGRSEEGNDDPNAAPAEKEKPNFGLSGALTEDTNTFRGVVIKYNEPPEARIPKRRWRLYPFKNDEPLPVMYIHRQSAYLLGRQRRIADIPIDHPSCSKQHAVFQYRLVEFTRADGTTGRRVRPYIIDLGSGNGTYLNNQRIEAQRYYELKEKDVLKFGFSSREYVLLHEFSDTSEVDKKQEDEEDEGLDE